The sequence below is a genomic window from Ensifer adhaerens.
CCTTGACGCGCTTGATCTGCCCCTCCGCATTCGTGACGGCGATCAGCGGCTTGACGCCGATATAGTCGGCCGGAAGGGATGCGAGGTCGAAGGGATTCTGGTCGGGGCTCTCGTAGATTTCGTCGTCGTCCCCGATCAGCATGACGAATTCGCTCTTTGCCAGTTTCAACGCGTTCAGCAGATTACCCTGTGCGCTTGCGTCGTCCGGAACGGAATAGACCAGGTTGGGCGAGCAGCCGAGCAAGGTCTTCTGCTTTTTCATGTCGCCGGAATTGTCCGAGACAATCAGGGTGCCACCGCGCTTTTCCACATATTGAAGCGTGCTGTCCAGCGAACGCAGGGCTGCCTGAAGCGGACGGTTGCTTGGCATCAGGATCGAAAACATGGCGACATCCCCTGTCGTGTTAACGCTCTTCGACGGACACGCCTCAGTAGCAGGATTCGCGGCCTGCGCGGGCCTGACGGTGCCTATTCACAGGAGAAATCACCAGGGCAAAAAGAAAAGGCAACGCAAACGACGGGCTTGCGTTGCCGGATTTCGAACGGTGCATGCGGACCGCAGCAACCTGAGGGCAGAGGCTTTCAGGCTGCGACGGTAAGAGCGACGGCGATTTCGGCGGCAAGACGCGCATTGTTCTCGACCAGCGCGATGTTGGTCTTGAGGCTGCGGCCTTCCGTCATGTGGAAGAGCGAGTCGAGAAGGTAGGGCGTCACTGCCTTGCCCTGGATATCATCGGTTTCCGCATCCGCCAGCGCGCGGCCGATGTAGATTTCCATTTCGTCGCGCGGAATTTCGTCGGCTTCCGGCACCGGATTGGCGATCAGCATGCCGCCATGGATCCCGAATTCGGTCCGCGTCTTCTGGAAGTTTGCGATTGCGGCGGCGCTGTCGAGCGAGAGCGGGCTCTTCAATCCGGATGAGCGGGACCAGAAGGCGGGGAATTCTTCCTGGCCGAATGTCACGACCGGCACGCCCTTGGTTTCCAGGACCTCCAGCGTCTTGGGCACGTCAAGAATGGCCTTCGCACCAGCCGAGACGACGATGACGGCCGTGCGTGACAATTCCTCGAGATCGGCAGAGATGTCGAAGCTCTGTTCGGCGCCCCGGTGCACGCCGCCGATGCCGCCGGTGGCGAAGACCGAGATCCCCGCGCGGGCGGCGGCGATCATCGTGGCGGCAACCGTCGTTGCACCCGTGCGGCGCGCGGCGATGGCGAACGCGAAGTCCGCGCGCGAAAGTTTCATGGCATCTTTTGTCTGGGCCAGCGTTTCCAACTGCTCCGCCTCGAGACCAATATGGAGCGTTCCATCGATGACGGCGATGGTCGCGGGGACCGCACCTGCCTCGCGAATGATCGCTTCGACGCTCTTCGCCATATCGAGATTGCCGGGATAGGGCATGCCATGCGTGATGATGGTCGATTCCAGCGCCACGATGGCCGCGCCGCGCGCCTTGGCGTCCGCA
It includes:
- a CDS encoding pseudouridine-5'-phosphate glycosidase translates to MNTNINPAANVAFSREVADAKARGAAIVALESTIITHGMPYPGNLDMAKSVEAIIREAGAVPATIAVIDGTLHIGLEAEQLETLAQTKDAMKLSRADFAFAIAARRTGATTVAATMIAAARAGISVFATGGIGGVHRGAEQSFDISADLEELSRTAVIVVSAGAKAILDVPKTLEVLETKGVPVVTFGQEEFPAFWSRSSGLKSPLSLDSAAAIANFQKTRTEFGIHGGMLIANPVPEADEIPRDEMEIYIGRALADAETDDIQGKAVTPYLLDSLFHMTEGRSLKTNIALVENNARLAAEIAVALTVAA